Proteins co-encoded in one Campylobacter jejuni genomic window:
- a CDS encoding Fic family protein, with protein sequence MKEFIPSKLPLNIELNTAIYSLIIKASRKLAELNGLSKSIPNPNILINALILQEAKDSNEIENIITTHDELFLSRVDESKLTRAAKEVKDYESALKKGYELLKKEQLLRNAHILEIQKRLERNNAGFRKQSGTILKNPITGEIKHIPPQNPNDIQELMGNLELYINDDSLDEFDFLVKMAIIHYQFESIHPFYDGNGRTGRIINILYLVYKGLLDFPILYLSAYIVKNKDEYYTLLQKVRDEGAILEWIEYILKGIEQTAVKTIETIITIEKMMLNVSEILQNKTNFYSKDFVELLFSHPYTKIEFLIKTLNISRQSASKYLKICENLGVLECIKMGRNNYYINIELLKLFKKGIF encoded by the coding sequence ATGAAAGAATTCATACCATCAAAACTACCCTTAAATATAGAATTAAATACAGCTATTTATAGTCTTATTATTAAAGCTTCAAGAAAATTAGCAGAGTTAAATGGGCTTAGTAAAAGCATCCCTAATCCAAACATTTTAATCAACGCTTTGATTTTACAAGAAGCAAAAGATTCAAACGAGATAGAAAATATCATCACAACACATGATGAACTTTTTTTATCACGAGTTGATGAAAGCAAACTCACAAGAGCAGCAAAAGAAGTAAAAGATTATGAAAGTGCTTTAAAAAAGGGGTATGAGCTTTTAAAAAAAGAGCAATTATTAAGAAACGCACATATTTTAGAAATTCAAAAAAGATTAGAAAGAAATAATGCGGGTTTTAGAAAACAAAGTGGAACTATACTTAAAAATCCTATCACAGGAGAAATCAAACACATACCACCTCAAAATCCTAATGATATACAAGAACTTATGGGAAATTTAGAACTATACATTAACGATGATAGTTTAGATGAATTTGATTTTTTAGTAAAGATGGCAATTATACATTATCAATTTGAAAGCATTCATCCTTTTTATGATGGCAATGGCAGAACGGGTAGGATTATAAATATACTTTATTTAGTATATAAAGGACTTTTGGATTTTCCTATTTTATATCTTAGTGCCTACATAGTAAAAAATAAAGATGAGTATTACACACTTTTACAAAAAGTGCGTGATGAAGGAGCTATTTTAGAATGGATAGAATACATACTTAAAGGCATAGAGCAAACCGCTGTAAAGACTATTGAAACTATTATTACGATAGAAAAAATGATGCTAAATGTAAGCGAAATTTTACAAAATAAAACGAATTTTTATAGTAAAGATTTTGTGGAGCTTTTGTTTTCTCATCCTTATACAAAGATAGAATTTTTAATAAAAACATTAAATATTTCTAGACAAAGTGCTTCAAAATATCTTAAAATTTGTGAAAATTTAGGGGTATTAGAGTGTATTAAAATGGGTAGAAATAATTATTATATTAATATAGAACTTTTAAAACTTTTCAAAAAAGGAATTTTTTAA
- a CDS encoding cupin domain-containing protein, translated as MFYNTKKAGIHGSFKGDSKFFSKNVKVSMMFKSNEWRNFSEALVEFEASARSAWHTHPQGQTLIVTEGEIITKVPGQKAFIAKKGDAISCPIGVKHFHGATNTSSGAHIALTGEKEGKNVEWLELVSDEEYENTLKEARE; from the coding sequence ATGTTTTATAATACTAAAAAAGCAGGAATTCATGGAAGTTTTAAAGGCGATAGTAAATTTTTTAGCAAAAATGTAAAAGTTTCTATGATGTTTAAATCAAATGAGTGGAGAAATTTTAGTGAGGCTTTAGTTGAATTTGAAGCCAGTGCTAGAAGTGCATGGCATACTCATCCTCAAGGACAAACCTTAATCGTAACAGAGGGTGAAATCATCACAAAAGTTCCAGGGCAAAAAGCCTTTATAGCTAAAAAAGGCGATGCGATAAGCTGTCCTATAGGAGTAAAGCATTTTCATGGTGCAACTAATACAAGTAGTGGAGCACACATAGCACTTACAGGCGAGAAAGAGGGTAAAAATGTAGAATGGCTTGAGCTTGTAAGCGATGAAGAATATGAAAATACCTTAAAAGAAGCAAGAGAGTAA
- a CDS encoding methyl-accepting chemotaxis protein → MLKITKIKRKIMNSIKIKLSLIANLIAIFALIVLGIVSFYFTKTSLYESTLKNQTDLLKVTQSTVEDFRSTNQSFIRALEKDIANLPYQSLITEENIINNVGPILKYYRHSINALNVYLGLNNGKVLLSQKSNDAKMPELRDDLDIKTKDWYQEALKTNDIFDTPAYLDTNLKQYVITYSKAIYKDGKIIGVLGVDIPSEDLQNLVANTPGNTFLFDQKNKIFAATNKELLNPSIDHSPVLNAYKTHGDHNFFNYGLDGKERLGACTKVFAYTACITESADIINKPIYKAAFIQAIVVIIVVVFSVILLYFIVSKYLSPLAAIQTGLTSFFDFINHKTKNVSTIEVKSNDEFGQISNAINENILATKRGLEQDNQAVKESVETVHVVEGGNLTARITANPRNPQLIELKNVLNRLLDALQARVGSDMNEIQRVFNSYKSLDFTTEVKDANGAVEVTTNALGQEIIKMLKQSSDFANALANESGKLQTAVQSLTTSSNSQAASLEETAAALEEITSSMQNVSVKTSDVIAQSEEIKNVTGIIGDIADQINLLALNAAIEAARAGEHGRGFAVVADEVRKLAERTQKSLSEIEANTNLLVQSINDMAESIKEQTAGITQINDSVAQIDQTTKDNVEIANESAIISSTVSDIANNILEDVKKKRF, encoded by the coding sequence ATACTAAAAATAACAAAAATTAAAAGGAAAATAATGAATAGTATTAAAATCAAACTTTCTCTCATTGCAAATTTAATTGCAATTTTTGCCTTAATTGTTCTAGGTATTGTAAGTTTTTATTTTACAAAAACCTCACTATATGAAAGCACTCTTAAAAATCAAACTGACCTACTTAAAGTCACACAATCTACCGTTGAAGATTTCCGTTCCACAAATCAATCTTTTATTAGAGCTTTAGAAAAAGATATCGCGAACTTACCTTATCAATCTTTAATCACTGAAGAAAATATTATTAACAATGTTGGTCCGATATTGAAATATTATCGTCATAGTATAAATGCACTAAATGTTTATTTAGGTTTAAACAATGGAAAAGTTTTACTTAGTCAAAAATCTAATGATGCAAAAATGCCTGAATTACGTGATGATTTAGATATAAAGACAAAAGATTGGTATCAAGAAGCTTTAAAAACAAATGATATTTTTGATACACCAGCATATTTAGATACAAATTTAAAACAATATGTAATAACATATTCAAAAGCTATTTATAAAGATGGCAAAATCATAGGAGTACTGGGTGTCGATATACCATCAGAAGATTTGCAAAATTTAGTTGCAAACACTCCTGGAAATACTTTTTTATTTGATCAAAAAAATAAAATATTTGCAGCAACCAATAAAGAATTATTAAATCCATCCATTGATCATTCTCCTGTTCTAAATGCATATAAAACACATGGAGACCATAACTTTTTTAATTATGGATTAGACGGCAAAGAAAGACTTGGAGCTTGTACTAAAGTCTTTGCTTATACAGCTTGTATTACCGAAAGTGCTGATATTATAAATAAACCTATTTATAAAGCTGCATTTATTCAAGCCATTGTTGTCATTATTGTAGTAGTATTTAGCGTCATCCTCCTTTATTTCATCGTATCAAAATACCTCTCCCCACTTGCAGCTATCCAAACAGGTTTAACTTCATTCTTTGATTTTATCAACCATAAAACAAAAAATGTTTCTACTATAGAAGTAAAAAGCAATGATGAATTTGGACAAATCTCAAATGCTATCAATGAAAACATTCTTGCTACTAAAAGAGGTTTAGAACAAGACAATCAAGCCGTTAAAGAATCAGTTGAAACTGTTCATGTAGTAGAAGGTGGTAATTTAACAGCAAGAATTACTGCTAATCCAAGAAACCCACAATTAATAGAATTAAAAAATGTTCTAAATAGACTTCTTGATGCTTTACAAGCTAGAGTAGGTTCTGATATGAATGAAATTCAAAGAGTATTTAATAGTTATAAATCTCTTGACTTTACCACTGAAGTAAAAGATGCCAATGGAGCTGTAGAGGTAACTACTAATGCACTAGGACAAGAAATCATTAAAATGCTAAAACAAAGTTCAGACTTTGCTAATGCTTTAGCTAATGAAAGTGGAAAATTACAAACTGCTGTTCAAAGCTTAACTACTTCTTCAAATTCTCAAGCAGCTTCTTTAGAAGAAACTGCAGCAGCTTTAGAAGAGATCACTTCTTCTATGCAAAATGTTTCAGTTAAAACTAGTGATGTTATCGCTCAATCTGAAGAGATTAAAAATGTTACAGGTATTATAGGTGATATTGCAGATCAAATCAATCTTTTAGCTTTAAATGCAGCTATTGAAGCAGCTCGTGCTGGAGAACATGGTAGAGGCTTTGCGGTTGTGGCTGATGAAGTTAGAAAACTAGCTGAAAGAACTCAAAAGTCTTTATCAGAAATTGAAGCTAATACTAATTTACTTGTTCAATCTATCAATGATATGGCAGAAAGTATTAAAGAACAAACTGCAGGTATCACTCAAATCAATGATAGTGTAGCTCAAATTGATCAAACTACTAAAGATAATGTTGAAATTGCTAATGAATCAGCTATTATTTCTAGTACAGTAAGTGATATAGCTAATAATATCTTAGAAGATGTTAAGAAGAAGAGGTTTTAA
- the pflA gene encoding hypothetical protein, translating into MRILFLILLSFLNAFAFELVLNTGRENNQAFAVLHASNDLEFTCQKFITEAKVHFECDIAGMVDNKLKDQSFSAFDLKFIQEAQKIKMIILPKIQARMFDTSQNIYIDKELSSSSSHKSKAFTFIFTPELAPIKDYDGLDFNINFPHESLPYVGALDLNSDPVVIPQSADINTYLRIKKEYDKANYNQVVIDAQNAINRYRSSIFTSEFILYKLRAQNKLYTQDPSIRDQQILEKMIDDAKNWMRTFTSDKNFSEVLHIMLKTYIALAQRADVEYTMSILDNEQPNNYFTQLSKLDYADYIYNLNEKEKAVNIYENTYFNTKNLDLAARAAMSLAKNLLSNEQVNKAIEYINTILKANPEYFGKDIPRSLELAKLFNQKGQFDISASIYEDAFAKMSKLDPSYEETLKDLALVLSHANRSSDAKKYLDLYMDDYLDGKYLDEIKKASDEVFFALGDNNASFLHQRYTDLMKQYANKDENIANKALDEDVALYYKEGNFSAILAYKDLIESKKIPNATQFLEKAAINDLKNAIKADNCINAANIFMRFSAYDIGQKIENKKQMLACLIRTSNVEQALDYIDKNYNEDSIFYGLQKASILFDNKQYPQVIKISKDIANSRILKSDDENFKAYYLQFLSLLRLNDYNQAIKILQILESFPMNFSMVEAYDALLSYANDHNMQTTILTYAPKAIDYQNFKGINLFSPNLEFMYLDTLAKINKNEESLAVLTDLLKLKLSDKDKARALYIQALTYERMQNIQAEKESLKQCLEIKGVSNWQNLCKSKNQILNQ; encoded by the coding sequence ATGAGAATATTATTTTTAATTTTATTAAGTTTTTTAAATGCTTTTGCTTTTGAGCTTGTTTTAAACACGGGTCGCGAAAATAATCAAGCTTTTGCAGTTTTACATGCGAGTAATGATTTAGAATTTACATGTCAAAAATTTATTACCGAAGCAAAAGTTCATTTTGAATGTGATATTGCAGGTATGGTTGATAATAAATTAAAAGATCAGAGTTTTTCTGCTTTTGATTTAAAATTTATACAAGAAGCTCAAAAAATTAAAATGATCATTTTGCCAAAAATACAAGCAAGAATGTTTGACACTTCTCAAAATATTTATATAGATAAAGAACTCAGTTCATCAAGTTCGCATAAAAGTAAGGCTTTTACTTTTATTTTTACACCAGAACTAGCACCTATTAAAGACTATGATGGACTTGATTTTAATATCAATTTTCCACATGAGAGTTTGCCTTATGTTGGAGCTTTGGATTTAAATTCTGATCCTGTTGTTATTCCTCAAAGTGCAGATATCAATACTTATTTACGCATCAAAAAAGAATACGATAAGGCTAATTACAATCAAGTGGTGATTGATGCACAAAATGCTATCAATAGATATCGTAGCAGTATTTTTACTAGTGAATTTATACTTTATAAATTAAGAGCTCAAAATAAACTTTACACTCAAGATCCAAGTATACGCGATCAGCAAATTTTAGAAAAGATGATTGATGATGCTAAAAATTGGATGCGTACTTTTACAAGTGATAAAAATTTTTCAGAAGTTTTACATATAATGTTAAAAACTTATATCGCTTTAGCTCAGCGTGCTGATGTAGAGTATACAATGTCGATTTTGGATAATGAACAACCTAATAATTATTTTACTCAGTTATCAAAACTTGATTATGCAGATTATATTTATAATTTAAATGAAAAAGAAAAAGCTGTAAATATCTATGAAAATACTTATTTTAATACAAAAAATTTAGATTTAGCTGCAAGAGCAGCTATGAGTTTGGCAAAGAATTTGCTTTCAAATGAGCAAGTAAATAAAGCTATAGAATATATTAATACCATTTTAAAAGCCAATCCTGAATATTTTGGAAAAGATATTCCAAGATCTTTAGAACTTGCTAAATTATTTAATCAAAAAGGACAATTTGATATAAGTGCAAGTATTTATGAAGATGCCTTTGCTAAAATGTCCAAACTTGATCCAAGTTATGAAGAAACTTTAAAAGATTTAGCCTTGGTTTTATCACATGCTAACAGATCTAGTGATGCTAAAAAATACCTTGATTTGTATATGGATGATTATTTAGATGGTAAGTATTTAGATGAAATTAAAAAAGCAAGTGATGAGGTATTCTTTGCTTTAGGTGATAATAATGCAAGCTTTTTGCATCAGCGTTATACAGATTTAATGAAGCAATATGCAAATAAAGATGAGAATATTGCAAATAAAGCTTTAGATGAAGATGTTGCACTTTATTATAAAGAGGGAAATTTTAGTGCCATTTTAGCTTATAAAGATCTTATAGAAAGTAAAAAAATTCCAAATGCTACTCAATTTTTAGAGAAAGCAGCCATTAATGATTTAAAAAATGCCATAAAAGCTGATAATTGTATCAATGCTGCAAATATTTTTATGCGTTTTAGTGCTTATGATATAGGTCAGAAAATTGAGAATAAAAAACAAATGTTAGCTTGTCTTATCAGAACTTCTAATGTTGAACAAGCACTTGATTATATAGATAAAAATTATAATGAAGATTCTATATTTTACGGTCTTCAAAAAGCATCTATTCTTTTTGATAATAAACAATATCCTCAGGTGATTAAAATTTCTAAAGATATAGCTAATTCTAGAATTTTAAAAAGCGATGATGAGAATTTTAAGGCTTATTATTTGCAATTTTTGTCTTTGTTGCGTTTAAATGACTACAATCAAGCCATTAAAATTTTGCAAATTTTAGAAAGTTTTCCAATGAATTTTAGTATGGTAGAAGCCTACGATGCTTTACTTTCTTATGCTAATGATCACAATATGCAAACAACGATTTTAACTTACGCACCTAAGGCCATTGACTATCAAAATTTTAAAGGTATAAATCTTTTTAGTCCTAATTTGGAATTTATGTATCTTGATACTTTGGCTAAAATCAATAAAAATGAAGAAAGTTTAGCTGTTTTAACAGATTTGCTTAAATTAAAACTTTCAGATAAGGATAAGGCAAGAGCTTTATATATCCAAGCTTTAACTTATGAAAGAATGCAAAATATACAAGCTGAAAAAGAAAGTTTAAAACAATGTCTTGAAATCAAAGGTGTTTCAAATTGGCAGAATTTATGTAAGAGTAAAAATCAAATTTTAAATCAATAA
- the nuoN gene encoding NADH-quinone oxidoreductase subunit N — protein MLNNFLNLELLNISLSYPFLFLITTAIVLLLCSGFWKFHRSFYIGISSLSLIVSAFLILNNANAQGLEAKAFLATLNNDIVSFYASLVILCFSFLYLLMQKEENQGEFYALFLFMIASLLLMVSSSNLVLIFIGLESSSLALYTLIAMRESDNAISSAIKYFSVAAVGAGFFVMAVAFIYLKTGTLDLYANLALKNEFQKDPMLLGVGVMIFVLCAIKLSLAPFHFWLKDVYYAAHTNLVAFISVVPKVAMLVVVIRLFDFLNNTGFEYIIIVLAIFSMLIGAFAALSQNNIKKMFAYSSVVHSSLVLVACIPLLKEQNFDGILLAIFGYWTLFAFANYAVFMILSNYENNSYESLNGLLVKKPLIAFCLSISVLSLAGIPPFGVFWGKFMILNTVILNGYWYLALFVALSSVIMLYAYLKILIHVLFMKNDRVHNIKFSFIQNFILAFCVCVSTFAILLML, from the coding sequence ATGTTAAATAATTTTTTAAATTTAGAACTTTTAAATATAAGCTTATCTTATCCATTTTTATTTTTAATTACAACTGCAATAGTTCTTTTGCTTTGCTCTGGTTTTTGGAAATTTCATCGATCGTTTTATATCGGTATAAGTTCTTTATCTTTAATTGTAAGTGCTTTTTTGATTTTAAATAATGCAAATGCTCAAGGTTTAGAAGCAAAAGCTTTTTTGGCTACTTTAAATAATGATATTGTTTCATTTTATGCTTCTTTAGTGATTTTGTGTTTTTCATTTTTATATCTTTTAATGCAAAAAGAAGAAAATCAAGGTGAATTTTATGCTTTATTTTTATTTATGATTGCATCTTTGCTTTTGATGGTTTCAAGCTCAAATTTAGTACTTATTTTTATAGGACTTGAAAGTTCTTCTTTAGCACTTTATACTTTAATAGCAATGCGTGAAAGTGATAATGCTATTTCAAGTGCGATAAAATACTTTAGTGTAGCGGCTGTAGGAGCTGGGTTTTTTGTTATGGCTGTAGCTTTTATTTATTTAAAAACAGGAACTTTAGATTTATATGCTAATTTAGCGTTAAAAAATGAGTTTCAAAAAGATCCTATGCTTTTGGGTGTTGGAGTGATGATTTTTGTTCTTTGTGCAATCAAGCTTTCTTTGGCACCTTTTCATTTTTGGCTCAAAGACGTGTATTATGCAGCACATACAAATTTGGTTGCTTTTATTTCAGTTGTGCCAAAAGTTGCCATGTTGGTTGTGGTTATTCGTTTGTTTGATTTTTTAAATAATACAGGTTTTGAATATATCATAATAGTTCTAGCGATTTTTTCTATGCTTATAGGTGCTTTTGCGGCTCTAAGTCAAAACAATATCAAAAAAATGTTTGCTTATAGTTCTGTAGTGCATTCTTCTTTGGTTTTGGTAGCTTGCATTCCTTTATTAAAAGAACAAAATTTTGATGGAATTTTGCTTGCTATTTTTGGATATTGGACTTTATTTGCTTTTGCAAATTATGCTGTATTTATGATTTTAAGCAATTATGAGAATAATTCTTATGAGAGTTTAAATGGGCTTTTGGTTAAAAAACCTTTAATTGCTTTTTGTTTAAGCATTAGTGTGCTTTCTTTAGCAGGTATCCCGCCTTTTGGAGTATTTTGGGGTAAATTTATGATTTTAAATACAGTAATTTTAAATGGATATTGGTATTTGGCGCTTTTTGTGGCTTTATCTTCTGTTATTATGCTTTATGCGTATTTAAAGATTTTAATTCATGTTTTATTTATGAAAAATGATAGGGTTCATAATATTAAGTTTAGTTTTATACAAAATTTTATTTTAGCTTTTTGTGTTTGTGTAAGCACTTTTGCTATATTGTTAATGTTATAA
- the nuoM gene encoding NADH-quinone oxidoreductase subunit M, whose translation MLNYLIFFPLISAFVVLLLNRGGVKVFSVVVSFMILALNLDIFADFLQGVSFDYNLSFKILKFFSFHVGVDSIALVLMLLSSLMIFLSFLFLKLEQKALISCIFFLEFAIMGLFSAKDGLLFYVFWEFSLLPLLYIMGVYGKDFRAGVKFFIYAFAGSILMLVALIYQAYLNYQLLNIFTFDLEIWKNNASAANFTEQLLLFGAFFIAFAIKAPLFPLHTWAPKVYANSPILVSVMLVVFKMAPFGFLLFCLPLFPDASVYFMPLIVALCIVSIVYNALIAYRAENIKELIAYSSISHLGVMILGIFSLNALGISGAVFYMFAHGIVTGTLFLMVELLYQRYHTYDISFYHSLAKKAPLFSIFFMLILLASVSLPLTVSFVGEFLILLGIAKINLFYALLAGLVIILGAIYMFAVFRKIFFMQKQSFIEGFSLRFREIVALVCIVVMIFGLGLMPNILLKPIQKDVDNLIKTMNIRAVEQNTLDFLSKIGEANVK comes from the coding sequence ATGCTAAATTATTTGATATTTTTTCCTTTAATTTCTGCTTTTGTGGTTTTGCTATTAAATCGCGGAGGCGTTAAGGTTTTTAGCGTTGTTGTAAGTTTTATGATTTTGGCTTTAAATTTGGATATTTTTGCGGATTTTTTACAAGGGGTAAGCTTTGATTATAATCTCTCTTTTAAAATTTTGAAATTTTTTAGCTTTCATGTAGGAGTAGACAGTATTGCACTTGTATTGATGCTTTTAAGTTCTTTGATGATATTTTTAAGCTTTTTATTTTTGAAACTAGAACAAAAAGCGCTTATATCTTGTATATTCTTTTTAGAATTTGCTATTATGGGACTTTTTAGCGCAAAAGATGGTTTGTTGTTTTATGTTTTTTGGGAATTTTCTCTTTTGCCTTTGCTTTATATTATGGGAGTTTATGGTAAAGATTTTAGAGCAGGGGTGAAATTTTTTATCTATGCTTTTGCGGGTTCAATTTTAATGCTTGTAGCATTGATTTATCAAGCTTATTTAAATTATCAGCTTTTAAATATCTTCACTTTTGACTTGGAAATTTGGAAAAATAATGCCTCAGCAGCAAATTTTACAGAGCAACTTTTACTTTTTGGAGCATTTTTTATCGCTTTTGCTATCAAAGCTCCTTTATTTCCACTTCATACTTGGGCACCTAAGGTTTATGCAAATTCGCCTATACTTGTTTCTGTAATGCTTGTAGTTTTTAAAATGGCTCCTTTTGGATTTTTACTTTTTTGTTTACCACTTTTTCCAGATGCGAGTGTGTATTTTATGCCTTTAATTGTAGCTTTATGTATAGTAAGTATCGTTTATAATGCTTTAATTGCTTATAGAGCAGAAAATATTAAAGAATTGATTGCTTATAGTTCTATTTCACATCTTGGTGTGATGATTTTGGGAATTTTTTCTTTAAATGCTTTGGGTATTAGTGGTGCAGTTTTTTATATGTTTGCACACGGTATTGTAACAGGAACTTTATTTTTAATGGTTGAACTTTTATACCAAAGATATCATACTTATGATATTTCTTTTTACCATTCTTTGGCCAAAAAAGCACCTTTATTTTCAATTTTCTTTATGTTAATTTTACTCGCAAGCGTTTCTTTGCCTTTAACTGTTTCTTTTGTGGGAGAGTTTTTAATTCTTTTAGGTATAGCAAAGATTAATTTATTTTACGCTTTGTTGGCAGGTTTGGTGATTATTTTAGGAGCGATTTATATGTTCGCAGTATTTAGAAAAATATTTTTCATGCAAAAACAAAGCTTTATAGAGGGTTTTTCTTTACGTTTTAGAGAAATAGTAGCGCTTGTGTGTATTGTAGTAATGATTTTTGGACTAGGGCTTATGCCAAATATACTTTTAAAGCCGATACAAAAAGATGTGGATAATCTTATAAAAACAATGAATATTAGAGCTGTTGAGCAAAATACTTTAGATTTTTTATCTAAAATAGGAGAGGCAAATGTTAAATAA
- the nuoL gene encoding NADH-quinone oxidoreductase subunit L, which produces MQNLALISLFSPFIAFLFASCFALSEKKQFVGIICSLLVALSAFCSLYLLFCNEAFNVSLFEWFAGVNFGFDIDAISLTMMSVVGIVATCVHFYSIFYMAHDEGFNKFFAYLGLFVFSMLFLVMSDNFLGLFVGWEGVGLCSWLLIGFWYKNDTYSFAANEAFIMNRIADLGMLLGIFWLYLQAGTLKYDEVFSMAQSLDHNALILIATCLFIGAMGKSAQFPFHTWLADAMAGPTPVSALIHAATMVTAGVYLVIRASTLYDLVPEVSYIIALLGAFVAIFAASMALVVRDLKRIIAYSTLSQLGYMFVAAGLGAYGIALFHLATHAFFKSLLFLGTGNVMHAMNDKLDIKKMGGLFKPLKITAILMCIGSLALAGIYPFAGFFSKDLILGYSFISFHHGIFLVLLIAAFLTAFYSFRLLMLVFFTPARHDEHPHEASKIALLAMSPLMVLAIIAGFFEHSFFEYLSTKLVFIDAQNQIVMICASVAAILGAILAIFAYKNSWFKESIEENKIHKLLSNDYFIPRFYHQFIVSKYESLCAILKHCDLYIFDRIVEKIALYSQNISQKMIMPNSLNLMLRFLVAAFVILLILVWMV; this is translated from the coding sequence ATGCAAAATTTAGCTTTGATTTCTCTTTTTAGTCCTTTTATAGCTTTTTTGTTTGCAAGTTGTTTTGCTTTGAGTGAGAAAAAACAATTTGTAGGGATAATTTGTTCACTTCTAGTTGCTTTGAGTGCTTTTTGTTCTTTGTATTTGCTTTTTTGCAATGAAGCTTTTAATGTGAGTTTGTTTGAATGGTTTGCTGGAGTAAATTTTGGCTTTGATATAGATGCCATTTCGCTTACTATGATGAGTGTTGTAGGTATTGTAGCTACTTGTGTGCATTTTTATAGTATTTTTTATATGGCTCATGATGAGGGTTTTAATAAATTTTTTGCTTATTTGGGGCTTTTTGTCTTTTCTATGCTTTTTTTAGTTATGAGTGATAATTTCTTAGGACTTTTCGTAGGTTGGGAAGGCGTTGGGCTTTGCTCTTGGTTGCTTATAGGTTTTTGGTATAAAAATGATACTTATTCTTTTGCGGCTAATGAAGCTTTTATTATGAACCGTATTGCGGATTTGGGTATGCTTTTAGGAATTTTTTGGCTTTATTTGCAAGCAGGAACTTTAAAATATGATGAAGTTTTTTCCATGGCACAAAGCCTAGATCACAATGCTTTGATCTTAATCGCAACTTGTTTATTTATAGGGGCTATGGGAAAATCTGCACAATTTCCTTTTCACACTTGGCTTGCTGATGCTATGGCAGGGCCAACTCCTGTTTCTGCATTAATCCATGCAGCAACCATGGTAACAGCGGGGGTTTATTTGGTAATTCGTGCTAGCACGCTTTATGATTTAGTTCCTGAAGTTTCTTATATTATTGCCTTACTCGGAGCTTTTGTAGCGATTTTTGCAGCCTCTATGGCTTTGGTGGTTAGGGATTTAAAACGTATTATTGCTTACTCTACCTTATCGCAACTTGGATATATGTTTGTGGCTGCAGGACTTGGGGCTTATGGTATAGCTTTATTTCACTTAGCTACGCATGCTTTTTTTAAATCTTTACTTTTCTTAGGCACTGGAAATGTAATGCATGCTATGAATGATAAATTAGATATTAAAAAAATGGGTGGACTTTTTAAACCTTTAAAAATTACAGCTATTTTAATGTGTATAGGATCTTTAGCTTTAGCAGGAATTTATCCTTTTGCAGGATTTTTCTCTAAAGATTTGATTTTGGGATATTCTTTCATTTCTTTTCACCATGGTATTTTTTTAGTGCTCTTAATCGCAGCTTTTTTAACAGCATTTTATAGCTTTAGACTTTTAATGTTGGTATTTTTTACCCCTGCAAGACATGATGAACATCCACATGAAGCAAGTAAAATCGCACTTTTGGCTATGAGTCCTTTGATGGTTTTAGCTATTATTGCAGGATTTTTCGAACATAGTTTTTTTGAATATTTAAGCACAAAATTAGTTTTTATTGATGCGCAAAATCAAATTGTAATGATTTGTGCGAGTGTAGCAGCTATTTTGGGTGCAATTTTGGCTATTTTTGCTTATAAAAATTCTTGGTTTAAGGAAAGTATTGAAGAAAATAAAATTCATAAACTTTTAAGTAATGATTATTTTATTCCTAGATTTTATCATCAATTTATCGTTTCAAAATATGAAAGCTTATGTGCGATTTTAAAGCATTGTGATCTTTATATTTTTGATAGAATAGTTGAAAAAATTGCTTTGTATTCTCAAAATATTTCACAAAAAATGATTATGCCAAACAGCTTAAACTTAATGCTTAGGTTTTTGGTGGCAGCTTTTGTGATTTTGTTGATTTTAGTATGGATGGTGTAA
- the nuoK gene encoding NADH-quinone oxidoreductase subunit NuoK, whose amino-acid sequence MIEKYFFIAILMFVIGLVGILKRQNLIMLFISSEILLNSANLALVAASKMHNDLNGQVFVLFIMGVAACEVAVGVALCVLWYRRKGTLELKSLKEVEA is encoded by the coding sequence ATGATAGAAAAGTATTTTTTTATAGCTATTTTAATGTTTGTCATAGGGCTTGTAGGTATTTTAAAAAGACAAAATCTCATCATGCTTTTTATTTCGAGTGAAATTTTATTAAATAGTGCTAATTTAGCCTTAGTAGCGGCTTCTAAAATGCACAATGATTTAAATGGGCAGGTTTTTGTGCTTTTTATCATGGGTGTAGCGGCTTGTGAAGTAGCTGTTGGTGTAGCTTTGTGTGTGCTTTGGTATAGAAGAAAAGGCACTTTGGAATTAAAAAGCTTAAAAGAAGTGGAGGCTTAG